In a single window of the Spirochaeta isovalerica genome:
- a CDS encoding peptidylprolyl isomerase, with translation MSNFRFSRLLSTLTLLLVTVTMSACEEAKNLPDGLYAVMETTRGDIILSLEYEKTPLTVINFVALAEGKMNTSVKSGPYYDGLKFHRVIADFMIQGGDPMGTGAGGPGYNFADEIDDSLVFDGPGVLAMANAGPGTNGSQFFITHVATDWLQGKHTIFGHVVEGQDVVNAIKQGDEIKKVTIIRNGAEAEAFQADQAAFDAINEKLVADARKKAEEASKAIIDEINSRWPDAQVTDSGIRYVIKKEGTGKTPPAGTKVTVHYTGTFMDGRKFDSSVDRNQPFEFVVGARQVIPGWDETVLSMKVGEKRTIVLPPEMAYGSRGAGGIIPPDTWLVFEVELISY, from the coding sequence ATGAGCAATTTCAGGTTCTCCAGACTATTGTCTACACTTACTTTATTGCTCGTCACCGTAACTATGTCTGCATGTGAAGAAGCAAAAAACCTGCCTGACGGCCTCTACGCCGTTATGGAAACCACCAGGGGAGATATCATCCTATCCCTGGAATACGAAAAAACACCCCTTACAGTTATTAACTTTGTCGCCCTTGCGGAAGGCAAGATGAATACTTCCGTGAAAAGCGGACCTTACTACGACGGATTGAAATTCCACAGGGTCATCGCCGATTTCATGATACAGGGAGGAGATCCCATGGGTACGGGAGCCGGCGGCCCCGGGTACAATTTCGCCGATGAAATCGATGACAGCCTTGTCTTCGACGGACCGGGTGTTCTGGCTATGGCCAATGCCGGTCCCGGCACAAACGGAAGTCAGTTTTTCATAACTCATGTGGCCACTGACTGGCTCCAGGGCAAACACACCATTTTCGGCCATGTCGTGGAAGGTCAGGATGTTGTCAACGCCATCAAGCAGGGCGATGAAATCAAAAAAGTGACCATTATCCGCAACGGCGCCGAAGCCGAGGCATTCCAGGCTGACCAGGCGGCATTCGATGCCATCAATGAAAAGCTTGTGGCCGATGCCAGAAAAAAAGCTGAAGAAGCCAGTAAAGCCATCATCGATGAAATCAACAGCAGATGGCCCGATGCCCAGGTAACAGACTCGGGAATACGCTATGTTATCAAAAAAGAAGGTACGGGAAAAACTCCCCCCGCCGGAACAAAAGTAACAGTTCACTATACGGGAACTTTCATGGACGGCAGAAAATTCGATTCTTCCGTCGATAGAAACCAGCCCTTCGAGTTTGTCGTCGGCGCCCGCCAGGTTATCCCCGGTTGGGACGAAACTGTTCTTTCCATGAAAGTCGGAGAGAAGAGAACAATCGTTCTGCCCCCCGAAATGGCCTACGGCAGTCGTGGTGCCGGCGGAATTATTCCTCCCGACACATGGCTCGTTTTTGAGGTTGAACTGATCAGTTACTGA
- a CDS encoding bifunctional metallophosphatase/5'-nucleotidase, protein MNRDFTIFFTSDIHGRDRNSARIFTIYKRERAIAEAEGKTCLFFDAGDSSDRSLDYCGLTKCRAYTHILNAMGYDAQTVGNDIGLVYGLDSLKESLKRLNFPVLGANFRNGENPPLEGLKENMIFYFGPIKIGVFGMSNPWGRAYEPLGLHFPDNVSCAQEQTEKLKEKGAQVIIFLSHMGIQEDIEILFNNDDIDLVIGGHSHTRTPGGVINNSENLIHHCGQYGEYLGRVDITVDSETGKIISKKAFLYPVNDHVEEAPEIISAIEKAREEAAVIGRQFVAAAQRDLDLDYWNECALGNLTADALCRYGNTELALVAAGNLQKPISKGEITRADLNRACFSTANPCVSTMTGSAILESLEKGLDENLNRFYHHGLRGAPIGIPQISGMRVEADLSLKKGNRIKSVEIRGVPLDENKTYRIAHTDLESNKRLGFFPDTGHSLEAIDREIFLGDVIAGHLEESGLVNLTGENRWNFL, encoded by the coding sequence ATGAATCGCGATTTTACTATTTTCTTTACTTCAGACATTCATGGAAGAGACAGAAACAGCGCCAGGATTTTCACCATATACAAAAGAGAGCGGGCCATTGCGGAAGCAGAAGGGAAAACCTGCCTTTTTTTTGACGCGGGAGACAGCTCGGACCGCAGCCTCGATTACTGCGGGCTGACAAAATGCCGAGCCTACACACACATCCTCAATGCCATGGGATACGATGCCCAGACTGTCGGGAATGACATTGGACTGGTCTACGGTCTGGATTCCCTGAAAGAGTCCCTTAAACGCTTGAACTTTCCTGTTCTGGGGGCTAACTTCCGAAACGGAGAAAATCCGCCTCTCGAAGGGCTGAAGGAAAACATGATTTTTTATTTCGGTCCGATAAAAATCGGTGTTTTCGGCATGTCCAACCCCTGGGGCAGAGCTTATGAACCCCTGGGGCTCCATTTTCCCGACAATGTATCCTGTGCGCAGGAACAGACAGAAAAGCTGAAAGAAAAAGGTGCTCAGGTGATTATATTCCTATCCCACATGGGCATTCAGGAGGACATCGAAATTCTTTTCAATAACGATGATATAGATCTGGTTATCGGCGGGCACAGTCACACGCGGACACCGGGCGGCGTTATAAACAACAGCGAAAACCTAATCCACCATTGCGGTCAGTATGGAGAATACCTGGGGCGGGTCGATATTACCGTCGACTCAGAGACCGGAAAGATCATATCTAAAAAAGCATTTCTATACCCTGTCAATGATCATGTAGAAGAGGCTCCCGAGATTATATCAGCCATAGAAAAGGCCAGAGAGGAAGCTGCGGTCATAGGTCGGCAGTTTGTGGCAGCCGCCCAAAGGGATCTGGACCTGGATTACTGGAATGAGTGTGCCCTGGGCAACCTGACAGCAGACGCGCTGTGCCGCTACGGTAATACGGAACTGGCTCTTGTCGCCGCGGGCAATCTTCAAAAGCCCATTTCGAAAGGAGAAATAACCCGTGCCGACTTGAACAGAGCCTGTTTTTCAACAGCGAATCCCTGTGTGTCCACAATGACAGGATCGGCCATTCTGGAAAGCCTTGAAAAAGGTCTGGATGAAAATCTGAACCGTTTCTATCACCACGGCCTGAGAGGGGCACCCATCGGCATTCCACAGATAAGCGGAATGAGAGTTGAAGCCGATTTGTCGTTAAAAAAAGGCAACAGAATCAAAAGCGTCGAAATCCGGGGAGTTCCTCTGGATGAAAACAAGACATACAGAATCGCTCATACCGATCTGGAAAGCAATAAGAGGCTGGGCTTCTTCCCGGATACAGGACATAGCCTTGAAGCTATCGACAGAGAAATTTTTCTTGGCGATGTCATCGCCGGGCACCTGGAGGAATCCGGCCTGGTCAATTTGACCGGGGAGAATCGCTGGAACTTCCTCTAA
- a CDS encoding NAD(P)-dependent oxidoreductase: MFKIQTLNKISEKGLGLLPGESYSISEDGTNPDGIILRSYKMHDMEIPASVKVVARAGAGVNNIPLDRCTEQGIVVFNAPGANANSVKELVIGAMLTTARDFAGGVAWTKTIAGEEDVAKVVEKNKSNFAGGEIKGKKLGVIGLGAIGVQVANACSALGMEVYGYDPYLTLKAAWNISSSIHQADNLDKMLKVCDYVTVHVPLNDGTKGIINAENMKLMKKNAVILNFARGGIIDDQAAVDAVAAGQIAKYVTDFPNNTVIGKDNVICVPHLGASTDEAEENCAEMVSQQLKDFLETGNIVNSVNFPSCTLDYNGGTRIILATKECNDQMNDLLKGLSAKGISTEGMASQHRGEIYYNIIEVAKGSDVAELVEGIKSSDCVLIARVID; the protein is encoded by the coding sequence GTGTTTAAAATACAGACTTTAAACAAGATTTCAGAAAAGGGATTGGGGTTGCTCCCCGGCGAGAGCTATAGCATATCGGAAGACGGGACAAATCCCGACGGGATCATCTTGAGAAGCTACAAAATGCATGATATGGAAATTCCTGCATCAGTCAAAGTTGTCGCCAGAGCAGGAGCCGGGGTAAACAATATCCCCCTGGACAGATGTACGGAACAGGGAATCGTTGTGTTCAACGCACCGGGGGCAAATGCCAACTCGGTTAAAGAGCTCGTTATCGGCGCCATGCTGACGACTGCCAGAGACTTTGCCGGCGGTGTTGCCTGGACAAAGACTATTGCCGGGGAAGAAGATGTCGCTAAAGTCGTGGAAAAAAACAAATCCAACTTTGCCGGTGGAGAAATCAAAGGCAAGAAACTGGGCGTAATCGGACTGGGAGCCATCGGTGTTCAGGTCGCCAACGCCTGCTCCGCTCTTGGAATGGAAGTTTACGGATACGACCCCTATCTGACCCTGAAAGCCGCCTGGAATATTTCCAGCAGCATCCATCAGGCGGATAACCTCGATAAGATGCTGAAAGTCTGTGACTATGTGACAGTTCATGTTCCCCTCAATGACGGAACTAAAGGCATTATCAACGCAGAAAACATGAAGCTGATGAAGAAAAACGCCGTTATTCTCAACTTCGCCAGAGGGGGCATCATCGATGACCAGGCTGCTGTAGATGCCGTTGCGGCAGGACAGATAGCCAAATACGTTACCGACTTCCCCAACAATACGGTTATCGGAAAGGACAATGTCATCTGCGTTCCCCACCTGGGGGCATCGACTGATGAAGCGGAAGAAAACTGTGCGGAAATGGTATCCCAGCAGCTGAAGGATTTCCTGGAAACGGGAAATATCGTCAACTCTGTCAACTTCCCCTCCTGTACGCTCGATTACAATGGCGGAACCAGAATCATACTGGCGACAAAAGAGTGCAATGATCAGATGAACGACCTGCTGAAAGGTCTTTCCGCTAAAGGTATCTCGACAGAAGGAATGGCATCCCAGCACAGAGGGGAAATCTACTATAACATCATTGAAGTGGCAAAAGGTTCTGATGTCGCAGAGCTGGTAGAGGGAATAAAATCCTCCGATTGTGTTCTTATAGCCAGAGTTATCGACTGA
- the aspS gene encoding aspartate--tRNA ligase: MVKNRRTATCGQLDASWAGKKVTLNGWVHRNRDHGGIHFLNLRDRYGMTQVVIDEDADEKLKSDAESLKIEYVIAVEGEVRKRPDSMVNKDMSTGEIEVKAEKITILNSCETLPFMIDEESEANENLRLRYRYLDLRSAGMQKRIKLRTDLAFAVREFFDSRDFMEIETPTLIKSTPEGARDFLVPSRLHEGKFFALPQSPQLYKQILMVSGFDRYFQIARCYRDEDARGDRQLEFTQIDVEMSFVSADDVFEMTEAMYQHIFRKLMNIELPATFERISYHDAMNTYGSDKPDLRFDLKFRDFAPYVDGGDFSVFKSVLEDGKGAVKALVVPGAAEAYSRKKITELEDTAKKYGAKGLAWMKVTAEGLDGGISKFYQNTADRIKEGLGAKEGDLILLMGAPWKTACTSLGAVRSRLGKDLNLIDESQYRFCWIVDFPLFDYNEEEECWEPAHHMFSMPQDRFIDTMEENPGDVLGDLYDLVLNGYELASGSIRVHDPVLQQRIFNIVGFPKELAEERFGFLLESFRYGAPPHGGIASGLDRLVMIMAGRETIRDVIPFPKNNMGISPMDDCPAHVDEEQVSDLHLQIVYKESPDTQAAE, encoded by the coding sequence ATGGTAAAAAACAGACGTACGGCAACATGCGGCCAGCTCGACGCGAGCTGGGCCGGAAAAAAAGTAACACTCAACGGATGGGTACACAGAAACCGCGACCACGGGGGAATCCATTTCCTCAATCTCAGAGACAGATACGGCATGACTCAGGTCGTCATTGACGAAGATGCTGATGAAAAACTGAAAAGCGATGCCGAATCCCTGAAAATAGAATATGTAATCGCCGTGGAGGGTGAAGTTCGCAAGCGCCCCGACTCCATGGTCAATAAAGATATGAGTACCGGTGAAATCGAGGTGAAAGCCGAGAAAATAACCATTCTCAACAGCTGCGAAACACTTCCCTTCATGATTGATGAAGAGAGCGAAGCCAATGAAAACCTCCGGCTCCGTTACCGCTATCTCGACCTGAGAAGCGCAGGAATGCAGAAGAGAATCAAACTCAGGACCGATCTGGCTTTCGCTGTCAGAGAGTTTTTCGACAGCCGCGATTTTATGGAGATCGAAACTCCGACCCTGATAAAATCCACGCCCGAAGGAGCCAGGGACTTTCTCGTTCCCTCTCGGCTCCACGAAGGGAAATTTTTCGCCCTTCCCCAGTCGCCCCAGCTCTACAAGCAGATCCTCATGGTCTCCGGTTTTGACCGCTATTTCCAGATCGCCCGGTGTTACCGCGATGAGGACGCCAGAGGAGACAGACAGCTCGAGTTCACCCAGATCGACGTGGAAATGAGCTTCGTTTCGGCGGACGATGTTTTCGAAATGACCGAAGCCATGTATCAGCATATCTTCCGGAAACTGATGAATATCGAACTGCCCGCAACTTTCGAGAGAATAAGCTATCACGATGCCATGAATACATACGGTAGCGACAAGCCCGACCTGAGATTCGATCTCAAATTCCGGGATTTCGCACCCTACGTGGACGGAGGGGATTTCTCCGTATTCAAATCCGTTCTGGAAGACGGCAAAGGGGCTGTCAAAGCGCTGGTCGTTCCCGGCGCAGCGGAAGCCTATTCGAGAAAGAAAATTACCGAGCTGGAGGATACAGCGAAGAAATACGGCGCCAAAGGCCTGGCCTGGATGAAAGTCACAGCTGAGGGCCTCGACGGCGGAATTTCCAAGTTCTACCAGAACACGGCGGACCGGATCAAAGAAGGACTCGGCGCAAAAGAAGGGGACCTGATTCTCCTGATGGGTGCGCCCTGGAAAACAGCCTGTACCTCTCTCGGCGCTGTGAGAAGCCGTCTCGGTAAGGATCTGAACCTTATAGACGAAAGCCAGTACCGTTTCTGCTGGATAGTCGACTTCCCCCTCTTCGATTACAACGAGGAAGAAGAGTGCTGGGAACCGGCTCACCATATGTTCTCCATGCCTCAGGACCGCTTTATCGATACCATGGAAGAGAATCCCGGGGATGTCCTCGGAGATCTCTACGACCTGGTCCTCAACGGCTACGAACTGGCTTCGGGGTCTATCAGGGTCCATGATCCGGTGCTGCAGCAGAGAATTTTCAATATCGTCGGATTTCCGAAGGAGCTGGCGGAAGAGCGCTTTGGATTTCTGCTTGAATCTTTCCGCTACGGAGCCCCCCCCCATGGAGGAATCGCTTCGGGACTGGACCGGTTGGTCATGATCATGGCGGGAAGAGAAACAATTCGCGATGTCATCCCCTTCCCGAAAAACAATATGGGCATTTCTCCTATGGACGATTGTCCCGCCCATGTCGATGAAGAGCAGGTCAGCGACCTTCATCTTCAGATCGTATACAAAGAGTCTCCTGATACCCAGGCGGCAGAATGA
- a CDS encoding DUF2156 domain-containing protein, protein MTATKLHVHTSPLGLNNRELLISKLKDADTALSEYCFANLYLFRDKHDYQIVDSDGYTYLSGLSYNGEHYIMPLENLEKCSENYIESLKNLVRSESYQCIFPIPEKWLRFFPENDYRIEYIEDDSEYIYQKEKLADYPGRKLSKKRNLVSQFLREHDPEIRKIDKDSMKDILSLLQLWQCRSGQEMGDSDYNACIDGLKLYNELGLSGALFLADGEPSGFVMGEYAGESSYVIHFAKGNIEKKGIYQYMFQAYVREFCDEARIINLEQDMGMEGLRKTKRSYQPDRMLHKYRIYPKV, encoded by the coding sequence ATGACTGCGACCAAATTGCATGTGCATACAAGCCCGCTGGGGCTCAATAACCGGGAGCTGCTTATTTCCAAATTGAAAGATGCGGATACGGCCCTGTCTGAATACTGTTTTGCCAATCTCTATCTGTTCAGAGACAAACACGATTATCAAATAGTCGATAGCGACGGTTATACCTATCTGTCGGGACTGAGCTACAATGGCGAGCATTACATCATGCCCCTGGAAAACCTCGAAAAATGTTCCGAAAACTATATCGAATCACTGAAAAACCTCGTAAGAAGCGAATCCTATCAATGCATCTTTCCCATACCGGAAAAGTGGCTGCGTTTTTTTCCGGAAAATGATTACCGGATCGAGTACATAGAAGACGATTCGGAATACATCTACCAAAAAGAAAAGCTCGCCGATTACCCCGGAAGGAAGCTGTCGAAAAAGCGGAACCTGGTCAGCCAGTTTCTGAGGGAACACGATCCCGAGATCCGGAAAATCGACAAAGATTCCATGAAGGATATTCTTTCGCTTCTCCAGCTCTGGCAATGCCGATCGGGCCAGGAGATGGGCGATTCCGATTACAATGCCTGTATCGACGGCTTGAAGCTCTACAACGAACTGGGTCTTTCCGGCGCGCTGTTCCTGGCTGATGGAGAGCCTTCGGGATTTGTCATGGGAGAATATGCCGGAGAATCATCCTATGTGATACATTTCGCCAAAGGCAATATCGAAAAAAAAGGCATATACCAGTATATGTTCCAGGCTTATGTCCGCGAGTTCTGTGATGAGGCACGGATCATCAATCTGGAACAGGATATGGGAATGGAAGGCCTGAGAAAGACAAAAAGGTCCTACCAGCCCGACAGGATGCTCCACAAGTACAGAATTTACCCGAAAGTCTGA
- a CDS encoding class I SAM-dependent methyltransferase → MKKLDIIRNYYEPKLREDLPDFRTLGWESREAQFDRFRILTENVELNGHRILDVGCGLGNLLEHLKAIHETPDYTGVDILEHMVERARAKYPEYNFLHLDIFAENSFAEGDFHTIYSSGIFNINMGNNHDFLKDAIKLFLALAEKYVVFNLLHHNSPDRDETYYYFHPEEVVKMIEDINNNKLKSIKIIEHYLQNDFTVILEKK, encoded by the coding sequence ATGAAAAAGCTTGATATAATCAGGAATTACTATGAACCGAAACTCCGCGAAGACCTGCCTGATTTCAGGACTCTGGGCTGGGAAAGCCGAGAAGCCCAATTTGACCGCTTCCGCATTTTAACCGAGAATGTTGAACTCAACGGTCACAGAATTCTCGATGTCGGCTGCGGCCTGGGCAATCTCCTGGAACATCTGAAGGCCATTCACGAAACTCCTGATTATACGGGTGTGGATATTCTTGAACATATGGTGGAAAGGGCACGGGCGAAATACCCGGAGTACAATTTCCTCCACCTGGATATCTTTGCGGAAAACTCCTTTGCCGAAGGAGATTTTCATACCATTTATTCATCAGGCATCTTTAATATCAATATGGGAAACAATCACGATTTCCTCAAAGATGCCATTAAGCTGTTTCTCGCTCTGGCGGAAAAGTATGTTGTTTTCAACCTGCTACACCATAATTCGCCCGACCGGGATGAAACCTATTATTATTTTCACCCTGAAGAAGTCGTTAAGATGATCGAAGATATTAATAATAACAAGTTAAAGAGCATAAAAATCATCGAACATTATCTGCAAAACGATTTCACTGTTATTCTGGAGAAAAAATGA
- a CDS encoding NifS family cysteine desulfurase, with protein MNKIYLDNNATTKVDPRVMDKMAPFFVEKYGNPNSLHGFGTETHPAMAEALNSLYAGINASDDSDILVTSCGTESNNTVLKGIFIDYILKGEKKHLITSQIEHPAIRNTCEFLESIGAEVTYLPVNDDGIVTPEILKKHLRRGETALVSIMWANNETGLINPVKDLALAAHEYGALFHTDAVQALGKIKVDVQDTDVDFLTFSGHKFHGPKGVGGLYIKEGLKLTPFFHGGEQMGRKRAGTVNVPLMVGMGYALDLAVKALDYENKEIRRLRDKLEDAIMSIKDTIVIGKRELRTPNTILVSFKGIEGEAFLWDLNWNGIAASTGSACSSEDLEADATFQAMHVDADLSHTGVRFSLSRFTTEEEIDRAIEVIKKTVERLRSISSTYR; from the coding sequence ATGAACAAAATTTATCTCGACAATAACGCCACAACGAAAGTCGATCCGCGCGTTATGGATAAAATGGCGCCTTTTTTTGTGGAGAAATACGGCAATCCCAATTCTCTCCACGGATTCGGAACGGAAACCCATCCCGCCATGGCCGAAGCTTTGAACAGTTTGTATGCCGGTATAAATGCATCTGACGATTCTGACATCCTCGTTACCAGCTGCGGCACGGAAAGCAATAACACGGTCCTTAAGGGCATATTCATAGATTACATTTTAAAAGGTGAGAAAAAGCACCTTATCACATCTCAGATTGAGCATCCCGCGATCAGAAACACCTGCGAATTCCTGGAATCGATAGGTGCTGAAGTGACGTATCTTCCGGTTAATGATGACGGCATCGTCACTCCGGAAATTCTGAAAAAGCATCTGAGGCGGGGCGAAACGGCTCTCGTTTCCATTATGTGGGCCAATAACGAAACCGGCCTTATCAATCCCGTCAAAGATCTGGCTTTGGCCGCTCATGAATACGGAGCGCTTTTCCATACCGATGCCGTACAGGCCCTGGGAAAGATCAAAGTCGATGTTCAGGATACGGATGTGGATTTTCTGACCTTCAGCGGACATAAATTTCACGGGCCCAAAGGGGTCGGCGGTCTCTATATCAAGGAAGGGCTGAAACTGACACCATTCTTCCACGGCGGCGAGCAGATGGGGAGGAAGAGAGCCGGAACGGTCAATGTTCCCCTTATGGTGGGAATGGGCTATGCCCTTGATCTGGCTGTAAAAGCCCTCGATTACGAGAATAAGGAAATCAGAAGGCTGAGAGACAAGCTGGAAGATGCCATAATGTCTATAAAAGATACTATCGTCATCGGTAAGAGAGAGCTCAGGACGCCAAACACAATTCTGGTCAGTTTCAAGGGGATCGAAGGAGAAGCTTTTCTCTGGGACCTCAACTGGAACGGTATCGCCGCTTCCACGGGAAGCGCCTGTTCCTCTGAAGATCTTGAGGCGGATGCCACATTCCAGGCCATGCATGTCGATGCGGACCTCTCCCATACGGGCGTCAGGTTCAGCCTCTCGCGCTTCACGACGGAAGAGGAAATTGACCGGGCCATTGAAGTGATTAAAAAAACAGTAGAAAGACTGCGCTCGATTTCGAGTACTTATAGATAG
- a CDS encoding iron-sulfur cluster assembly scaffold protein, producing the protein MGKNDLIGGSLWDHYSNKVADRMNNPRNLGEISEDEAKAMGARLIVADWGAESCGDAVRLYWAVDEKTEKIVKGSFKSFGCGTAIASSDMMVELCLGKTVEEAMKITNLDVEKALRDNPDEPAVPPQKMHCSVMAYDVIKQAVAIYKGTDKEALDDQEMVCECAQVTLSTIKEVIRINDLKTVEAITEYTKAGAFCKSCIKPGGHEEKKYYLVDILKETRAEIELEREKEEAEKFENKSFFQKSKMIQAFFDAEIRPMLQSDGGDIDIVDIIDKGDDLELQVRYQGACHGCASSTAGTLYFIEGKVHESLSDKIAVSIV; encoded by the coding sequence ATGGGAAAAAATGATCTGATCGGCGGTTCCCTCTGGGACCATTATTCCAACAAGGTTGCCGATAGAATGAACAATCCAAGGAATCTTGGTGAAATATCAGAAGATGAAGCCAAAGCGATGGGAGCAAGGCTCATTGTCGCTGACTGGGGAGCCGAATCGTGCGGAGATGCGGTTAGACTCTACTGGGCTGTCGATGAGAAGACCGAAAAGATCGTCAAAGGCTCCTTTAAGAGTTTCGGCTGCGGTACGGCAATCGCTTCCAGCGATATGATGGTGGAACTCTGTCTGGGGAAAACCGTCGAGGAAGCCATGAAGATAACTAACCTCGATGTTGAAAAAGCTCTCAGAGACAATCCCGACGAGCCGGCTGTGCCTCCTCAGAAAATGCATTGTTCCGTTATGGCTTACGATGTCATCAAACAGGCTGTCGCTATATACAAAGGAACCGATAAGGAAGCGCTTGATGACCAGGAGATGGTCTGCGAGTGTGCCCAGGTTACCCTTTCCACGATAAAGGAAGTCATTCGAATCAATGACCTGAAAACGGTGGAGGCTATTACGGAATATACGAAAGCGGGAGCTTTCTGCAAATCCTGTATCAAACCGGGCGGCCATGAGGAAAAGAAATATTATCTTGTTGATATTCTGAAAGAAACCAGAGCCGAAATAGAGCTGGAAAGAGAGAAAGAAGAAGCTGAAAAGTTTGAAAACAAGAGCTTCTTCCAGAAGAGCAAGATGATTCAGGCATTCTTTGATGCGGAAATCCGGCCCATGCTTCAGTCCGATGGCGGAGATATTGATATCGTTGATATCATCGACAAAGGGGACGACCTCGAACTTCAGGTCCGTTACCAGGGAGCCTGTCACGGCTGCGCCAGCTCTACAGCCGGTACGCTTTATTTTATTGAAGGAAAAGTCCATGAATCTCTGAGCGATAAAATCGCCGTATCCATTGTGTGA
- a CDS encoding hemolysin family protein: MTIDLVLLTVFLMLSGFFSSTETAFTSLSLIQAHKLVDEHGKKGERVQKLSHNPDILLTTLLIGNNLVNIGATTLATKLTINLFGSHALGYMTGALTLFILIFGEVTPKQIAMAKNTSICLHTAPVVWFLSWIFRPFIWIITLISSTITRIFVSSTQKTLTLENLLLMVSMGENMGIVETYENQMVKNVFRINDTPIQGIVTHRKDVYSLSGDLFLSEAIDDMLRSGFSRIPIFKENPENIVGIVLVKELIKIDRETMEDLRLRDMMLEPLYIPHSKKVNEVFTLFKQKAINIAIVLDEYGGLAGIVTREDVIEEIFGELYDENEIKETDKIISEGKNSWIIAGDTSFYTIHDKLDIELEHSRRILTISGYIIEKIGHIPEEGEVLDFEEGTYEILKVRNNRIQSVRFRIIPEE; this comes from the coding sequence ATGACTATTGATCTGGTTCTCCTGACTGTTTTTCTGATGTTATCCGGCTTTTTTTCATCTACAGAAACCGCATTCACTTCTCTTTCGCTGATTCAGGCGCATAAGCTTGTAGATGAGCATGGAAAAAAGGGAGAGCGGGTTCAGAAGCTCTCCCACAACCCCGACATTCTTCTGACGACGCTGCTCATAGGTAACAACCTGGTAAATATCGGTGCGACAACACTGGCGACCAAGCTGACCATTAACTTGTTCGGCAGTCATGCCCTGGGTTATATGACCGGGGCGCTCACTCTGTTTATTCTTATTTTCGGAGAGGTGACGCCTAAGCAGATCGCCATGGCGAAAAACACGTCGATCTGTCTCCATACGGCTCCTGTGGTCTGGTTTCTCTCCTGGATATTCCGTCCTTTTATATGGATCATAACACTCATAAGTTCAACCATTACGAGGATTTTCGTTTCCAGCACCCAGAAGACTCTCACTCTGGAAAACCTTCTCCTTATGGTAAGCATGGGAGAGAATATGGGGATTGTGGAAACCTATGAGAACCAGATGGTGAAAAACGTCTTCCGCATCAACGACACGCCGATCCAGGGGATCGTAACCCATAGAAAAGATGTATACAGCCTCAGCGGTGACCTGTTTCTTTCGGAAGCAATAGATGATATGCTCCGATCCGGTTTCAGCCGCATCCCCATTTTCAAAGAAAATCCCGAGAATATCGTCGGTATCGTTCTTGTCAAGGAACTGATAAAAATAGACCGGGAAACGATGGAAGATCTCCGGTTGCGCGATATGATGCTCGAACCTCTGTATATACCCCACTCCAAAAAAGTGAATGAAGTCTTCACTCTCTTTAAACAGAAGGCTATCAATATCGCCATAGTACTCGACGAATACGGCGGCCTGGCGGGAATCGTCACCAGAGAAGATGTGATCGAAGAGATTTTCGGAGAGCTATACGACGAAAACGAAATAAAGGAAACAGACAAGATTATATCCGAAGGGAAAAATTCCTGGATCATTGCCGGAGACACGAGCTTCTATACAATTCACGATAAGCTGGATATAGAACTGGAACACAGCCGCAGGATACTGACGATAAGCGGATATATCATAGAGAAAATCGGCCATATTCCCGAAGAGGGAGAAGTCCTCGATTTTGAAGAGGGGACTTACGAAATCCTGAAAGTCAGGAACAACAGGATTCAGTCTGTCCGCTTCAGGATCATTCCCGAAGAATAA